A genomic window from Camelina sativa cultivar DH55 chromosome 2, Cs, whole genome shotgun sequence includes:
- the LOC104750977 gene encoding glutathione S-transferase T3-like, with the protein MDPSNPYRFWDQNFVDLMNSQENSNRSANTIPPYSTQSSQTIQFSNPFSSQPLNISHPFSSQPLNQTPTSESEDCLDVTADESDEEGGRGIRKRWSAEEDVHLISAWLNTSKDPVVSNEQRKNSFWNRVADYYKAHIGGTSSNERGTTQCKARWSKINHHVNKFVGCYAQASTRRRSGESEDDVLRMAYEFYKNDMRKPFLLGHCWRELKNDQKWITERHVECGNKRTKLASEGEFAATSSNGGDDMRPPGVKAAKKKGKKPAVSSDVPDGSVDKLDKIIAMKDQEQAAKLHHGKMRLLDSLLNKSELTPAEVLLRDKLLDQMLTNI; encoded by the coding sequence ATGGATCCTAGCAACCCTTACCGTTTTTgggatcaaaattttgttgatctTATGAATTCTCAAGAAAACTCCAACCGTTCCGCTAATACTATTCCTCCATATTCCACCCAATCCTCTCAGACTATTCAGTTTAGTAAcccattctcttctcagcctttAAACATTAGCCATCCATTCTCTTCACAGCCTCTTAACCAGACTCCCACATCTGAATCTGAAGACTGTTTGGACGTTACGGCAGATGAAAGTGATGAAGAAGGAGGCAGAGGTATTAGGAAGCGATGGAGTGCAGAAGAGGATGTCCATCTAATAAGTGCTTGGTTAAACACAAGCAAAGATCCAGTGGTGAGCAACGAGCAGAGGAAAAATAGTTTCTGGAATAGGGTTGCAGACTATTACAAAGCTCATATTGGAGGAACCAGTTCAAACGAAAGAGGGACTACACAATGTAAGGCAAGGTGGAGTAAGATAAACCACCATGTCAACAAGTTTGTTGGGTGTTACGCACAAGCGAGTACAAGAAGGAGAAgtggagaatcagaagatgatgttttGAGAATGGCGTATGAGTTTTACAAAAATGACATGAGGAAGCCGTTTCTGCTAGGACATTGCTGGAGAGAACTGAAGAatgatcagaaatggatcaCAGAACGCCATGTAGAATGTGGCAATAAGCGGACTAAGCTTGCTTCTGAAGGAGAATTCGCAGCTACTTCGAGCAACGGTGGAGATGACATGAGGCCTCCGGGGGTTAAAGCTgccaagaaaaaaggaaaaaaaccagCAGTTAGTAGTGATGTTCCGGATGGTTCTGTCGATAAGTTGGATAAGATAATCGCAATGAAGGATCAAGAACAGGCGGCCAAACTTCATCATGGCAAAATGAGATTGTTAGACAGCCTACTTAACAAGAGTGAACTAACACCCGCTGAAGTACTACTTAGAGACAAACTCCTTGatcaaatgttgacaaacattTAG